GTGATTGTGGAAGGAAATGTCCTGTTacttacattattttatatatgtagttTTGATATATTTGCCTTTTCTTCCACAGAATAATGCATATACTGCCATGTCAGACTCCTACTTACCCAGTTACTACAGCCCCTCCATTGGGTTTTCCTATTCTTTGGGTGAAGCTGCTTGGTCTACTGGAGGTGACACAGCCATGCCCTATCTAACTTCTTATGGACAACTGAGCAACGGAGAGCCCCACTTCCTACCAGATGCAATGTTCGGGCAACCAGGAGCCCTAGGTAGCACTCCATTTCTTGGTCAgcatggttttaatttttttcctagtgGGATCGATTTCTCAGCATGGGGAAATAACAGTTCTCAGGGACAATCTACTCAAAGCTCTGGATATAATAGCAATTATGCTTATGCACCCAGCTCCTTAGGTGGAGCCATGATTGACGGACAGTCAGCTTTTGCCAATGAGACCCTCAATAAAGCTCCTGGCATGAATACTATAGACCAAGGGATGGCAGCACTGAAACTGGGTAGCACAGAAGTTGCAAACAGTGTTCCGAAGGTTGTAGGCTCTGCAGTTGGTAGTGGGTCCATCACTAGTAACATTGTGGCTTCTAGCAGTTTGCCTCCAGCTACTATTGCACCTCCAAAACCAGCATCTTGGGCTGATATTGCTAGCAAGCCTGCAAAACAACAACCTAAACTGAAGACCAAGAATGGCCTTGCAGGATCAAGTCTTCCACCGCCCCCAATAAAGCATAACATGGATATTGGAACTTGGGATAATAAGGGTCCTGTGGCAAAGGCTCCCTCACAGGCTTTGGTTCAAAATATAGGTCAGCCAACCCAGGGGTCTCCTCAGCCTGTAGGACAGCAGGCCAATAATAGCCCCCCAGTGGCTCAGACATCAGTAGGGCAACAGACACAGCCATTGCCTCCGcctccaccacagcctgcccaGCTCTCGGTGCAGCAACAGGCAGCTCAGCCAACTCGCTGGGTAGCACCTCGGAACCGTGGCAGTGGGTTCGGTCATAATGGGGTGGATGGTAATGGAGCAGGACAGTCTCAGGCAGGTTCTGGATCAGCTCCTTCAGAGCCTCACCCAGTATTGGAGAAGCTTCGGTCCATTAATAACTATAACCCTAAAGATTTCGACTGGAATCTGAAACATGGCCGGGTTTTCATCATTAAGAGCTACTCTGAGGACGATATCCACCGTTCCATTAAGTATAACATCTGGTGCAGCACAGAGCATGGCAACAAGAGACTGGATGCTGCGTATCGTTCCATGAACGGGAAAGGTCCCGTTTACTTACTTTTCAGTGTCAACGGCAGTGGACACTTCTGTGGAGTTGCAGAGATGAAATCTGCTGTGGACTACAacacatgtgcaggtgtgtggtCCCAGGACAAATGGAAGGGCCGTTTTGATGTCAGATGGATTTTTGTGAAGGACGTTCCCAATAGCCAACTGCGACACATTCGTCTAGAGAACAACGAGAATAAACCAGTGACCAACTCTAGGGACACTCAGGAAGTGCCTCTGGAAAAGGCTAAGCAGGTGTTGAAAATCATAGCCAGTTACAAGCACACCACTTCCATTTTTGATGACTTCTCACACTATGAGAAACgccaagaggaagaagaaagtgttAAAAAGGTAACCAGCTTATTCAGACTTTGGGGATGAGGCATTAGAGAAGATAAGAAAGGTACTGCAGTGAGTGAATGCTTAATAAAAGCTCTGTAAATAGTGGTGTCATTTAGCAGCTTAAGGCTTTATGAGAGTATAATTGGTCTTTTGAACCCTAGTGTGAAGGAATGTGAGCATTAGTGGAGAGCAGAAACAGTACAGTTTGAACttaacagacacagacagaggtaATTGTAAAGATACAAAAGGGATAATTGAAGTGATGttgtaatgagaaagaaaaggatgaaCGGTTTTGGAGTTGGTTTTTGCCTctgtagttttgtgttttcaagaatTTGTGTGTTACCATCCCCgaaatctgtctgcttctgaCAGTCGACAATTGTCTTACtctttgtagtgtttttttttcttttcagtgatgGAAATTGAACCAAAGATATGCTAGGCAAACCTGTCACTGCACCACATCCCCAGCCATAGGAAAGTTAATATACGTAAAACTTTATTATATCAAACTTAAAAACAGCATTAAAGGGGTTGGAGAAAGACTTAACAGTTAAgtgtgctgttcttgcagaggacctgggttcaattcctattacccacatggtggctacaaCCACCCATAACCCCTGTTCCAGGGAAATCAAAAGGCATGCAAGTGTAACACATTtatgtaaacatttataaacataaatatctaAAAAAGCGAAAAACCGGGCAGTgttgactcatgcctttaatcccagcactcgggaggcagaggcaggcggatttcttgagtttgagaccaacctggtctacatgtgctagttccaggataggctacaaagctacacagagaaaccctgtctcgaaaaacaaaccaaaaaaaaaaaaaaaaaaaaatctgaacattAGAAAAGCTGTCTCTtggttttaacattttattactccattattttctcttgatttttctgtATCAAGCTGAAAGAGTGATACAAAGTGGATACAGACTAGAGTGATTTATTTGAAATACCCATTGCTTGCTCTGAGGATAAATTTTAGGACCACAATGgaggtgtttgttttgttcatatttacttttattttctgagtgtGTGGATATGGATGAACCTGCACATGCatacctgcagagaccagaagggggtGTTGGGTCcgctggaattggagttacaggaagtcGTAGGAGCAGCTAGTGaccttaaccattgaaccatctttccaccttgttattcatattttatgtgtacaggggttttgcctgcatgtgtgtttgtgtactacATGAAGTCCTGGtacacacagaaaccagaagaggtttcagatcccatgaaactggagttTACTGTTGATTTATGCTCGTGATTGAACCCAGGGTggacatatattttttttttttaagatttattgccTGGTGGCGGCAAATCTTTGATCCCATTCTTTATCCCagcagagtttgaggctagcctggtcaacgGAATGAactctaggacaggctccaaagctacacagagaaactgtctcaaccACCCCCCACctcaaaattatttattgttttagttttatgtatatgagtgctctgtcaactttatgccagaagagggcatcatatcccactatagatggttgtgagccaacatgtggttgctgagaattgaaatcaggacctctggaaaagcatctaGTGTTCCTGAtcgccaagccatctctccagtccccttggactggatttttttgtttttgtttttttttaaagtagtgcTCTGGATGGAGGGAGTACCTTGAGCATCATGCTAGGGAATCAATCTGTCTTTGAGCTAAGTCCCTGGGTctatattgactttttttttttttaaatgggctgGTGCATATTACAGCTCtggtttatttatgtgtattggtgttttgccatggatgttgggtccctggaactagagttacagacaattgtgagctgccatgtgggtgctgggaattgaacctgggtcctctggaagagcagtcagtggtcttaactgctgagcaatctctccagccccctatatTGTCTTCATCAAGGGTGTTTTTTGAATTAAATTCACTGGAGTGGTTCAGTGAGTGAATTGAATTTGGAGAGGATCTCGTAGTTTAGACCTCAAAATTCATTAACTGACTGAGGATGATTTTGAATCTCTGAGGTTGTTTGCCTTGGTGAGACCATAGTTGTCGGTGGTCTGGAACTTACaatgcagaacaggctggccttgaatttacagagatctatttgtctctgctggcattaaagatgggCACCATCACCATCACTCCCAGTGCtaaagctatttcttttttttttttttggttttgagacagggtttctctgtgtagctttggagcctatcctggcactcactctggagactggcactcagtctggagaccaggctggcctcgaactcccagagatccgcctgcctcccatctcccgagtgctgggattaaaggcgtgcaccaccaacacccgacaaagctattctttttaaaaatgttttagggtTTATTTCCTAAAGttttagatatattttatgttttgcacctttgtatgtctgtgtgccacagtgtacggatggttgtgagttgtcatgtgggtgttgggaattgaaccctgatcctctgtaagaacaagtgctctgTAAGaacaactgctgagtcatttctcttgcTCTAATAagtatatagcccaggttggccttgaacttgtgatcctcctgcctcagcctcctgtgccCAAACAGATACacagttggttctcaccttccgcctttattttatgtgggttctaggtatCAAATTAGATTTCCTGGGTTATGGTCAGCACCAACCATTACATGTTGagcttgaatttctgatcctcctgtctccaccttcaaatgctggtattacagctGCTACCATGGCACATTTATACACTGCTtggcattgaacccaggactttagGGTAGACTAAGTTACAACCCAGTTCTGATTATGAACTTTGTATAATTAGGTCTAAGATTCTTATCTTAGAATTGACTGGTCTTTTACTGTTTTCCTAGAATGAGTGTAATAATGAAAGTTGTTAAATAGTGTCTGGGGTTAGGGTGTAACTCTGGTAGAATGTTTGGGGAACATACAGCAGACCTTGGGTTCTATCCCTAGCACCATCCTCCTTTAATAAAAAGGTAATGGTTCATTTCCAAAACCTGGAATAAAAGACTTAGAGGAATGAGTATCCTAATAGTTCTCAAGCTGGTGAACAAAACACCAGGTAAAACTTAGAGCTTTGATTATATTTGTGTCCCATTGCTTTTTAGTTAATGTTCTGTGGGAAGAGACTCAGGTTTCAGGAAGGCTTGATGGCTAGCCCTGTTTCCATTTCAGTCAGAATTCCTACTGTCCTGGCATAACTGACTAATCTGTTATTAGTTATTAGGCTTCTAAGAACATTGTGAGAATGGGATTTTATAGCTCATCAAGGCACTGCTTTAGGTGTGTGTGCTTTGTTCTAATTACAAGATGGCAGAAAACTGGGTGCATGGAGGGCTGCTAATGCAGTAACTTGGAAGTAACTAGCAAGCACTTAAAACTTGCGAGGATCCTATCGCAGCTGCTCTGAAGGTCTGTGGTCAGACCTGTATCTTGGCAGAAGTAGAGGCAGCCATTATTGCCAACCGTTATTACTGAATCACTCTGTCACTTGGTGTACTTCAGTACCCTGAAATCTTCAAATATTGCATCTGTCTGACGTGATATTTTTAGTAAACTTTAGTGATATGTTTGTGTCTTTTGGGTGTCTCATTGCCCCTCTCCCCTTCTAGCCCAGCTGGCCTTCAcctcctgatcctctggcctctacctggTGAATGCTGGGATCGTGCCAGCCATGTCCtgatttgtaactttttttttaactttgtatcTAAAACATCATTTTATTGTAAGAGAGAGCAAGCACACACCATGCATGAAAGTGGAGGTCAGGGCAGCTCTTTGGAGGCCAGGGGTTGATCTCCTCCTCCATGTAGGTCTTCAGGCTTACTTTTACCCACTGGCTTGGTTCGTAACATCTTTTTAGCACTGAGTGTTCTTCACTTACTTGTATACCACACCAGGCACTGTGACATCACTTTTAGTGGCTTTGTAATGTTATAAATTGTTGACTgactttattctttgagacagccTGACTGTAgcgcagactggcctcaaactgtacTTCCTTAGCCTCAGGATTGCAGATGTGAGCCATTGCACCCAGGTTTCATATTTTCTTACTAAGTGATGAGGATAGAAATACCATACCTGCCTTTACTCACAGCACTCAGTAAGCAGAGACAAGGGGCTCTCTtacttgagtttgaggccggtCTAGTAGtgacttccaggatagccagggctacacagggaggcCTTAtctaaacagaaaaaagaaagaaaaaagtaaaaacaaaacaaaacaaaagaaccccaTACTTGTTGTTTCCATTTATGCCCCCTTCAACACTTGGTTACCTCCTCAGACTTACTGAGTGGACATGCAGCTCTATATGTGGGTGTGTTTGTAGACTCAACATGTGCacggaagtcagaagacaacttgggagtcagttctttatttttattgtctggAAATGTAGCCAGCTCTATTGGTTGATTGCTTGTTATGGATGCACAAAAttctgggttcagctcccagcactgcataaactgaaTGGCCCATACCActcatcccagcactgaagggTGGAGGTTAGGAGTATCAGAAGAAGTACAGTGTTGCCtctggggctagcctgggctgtatgGTCCTCTCGTTCTAAAGGAGAAAAATGGAGTGAAAATTCTGCAGCTTCTCTGCTATGTgttaggtgagtgtgtgtgtgtgtgtgtgtgtgtgtgtgtgttttagagagAGCACGCTGGAATGCTGTAGAGGTGGCTACAGCTTTTGAAGCATTACATTGAATTCTCATTGAATGTCTTAGTTCAAGGGATAGTAAGATAAAGGACTTTCTTACAGCTCTTTATTTTGTTGtcacttattgtgtgtgtgtgtgtgtgtgtgtgtgggtagatACGTGGGTGCACAAGCCACAGTGTGCTTGGGGAGTTTAGGGCAGTCTACTGTAGTAGGTTGGCAGGCTTGGTGCCAAGTACATTACCTGTTGGGCCATTGTTGACCGATTGTAGctcttcaaagaagaaaaaaactaggGAAGTAAGGCAAGCAAAGGTGATTACTGCTTTTCTGTGTTCACCTTGCATGAAAAAGTCTGCAAATGAGCCAAGAAGAAAAGCAGTGTAAAAAGAGTGTAGCAGTTCAGGTGACTCTTTGACCAAAGAGGTTGACAGTAGAGTTGTTGCCGCCCCCTTCTGGATACAATTATAACTGCAACAGAGGTAGTGCAAGTATCTTCGAATCACTTTCTACCCTGCTGAGTAAACAAACTCCAGCCGACTTTGTATTAAGGGATAATTAAAGCATGAGGTCACCTGAAATGTTATACAACAGTGTATATTAAAATGCTGACACTGGGCCAgcaatgtggctcagtgggtaaagtgcctgctgtgtcAGCCTGACAGCTTGAGCTCAGTCCCTAGAatccaggtttttatttttatatttttaaagatggaacAAAAAAACTTAAGAGACGTCCAGCAGTTATagcagagaatctgagttcagtcctaGCACCCATGCTGGGTAGCTGGcaaatgtctgtaacttcagctgcAGGGAGGGTGGTGTCTCTGGtgtctgagggcacctgcactcacttgCATAGAAGCACATAATTAAAACTTTTCATAAAAAAGGGTGGCATATGTTAGAAGAAGACACTTGATGTCATCAACTTCTGGCACAGACAAGTACACCTGCAACGCAGCTGTACACGGTGTACacataaaacactaaaaatatgcaagcacacacacatattatgcACACAAATAagttttttagatttgtttatttattattgcttattcagtgttctgtctgcatgtatgtctgcaggccagaagaggacaccagatctcattataggtggttgtgagcaaccatgtagttgctgggaattgaactcaggtgctggaagagcagccagtgcttttaacctctgagccatctctctagctccacaCAAATAGCTTTATCAGTGTTGATATTACAGGATGTGACCCAGTGCAGAGACTAGCAAAAGCAGCTAAGACTAGTGTCCTTAAAAGTTTATGGAGCACATGATTGCTTGTGCATCTGAAGGAGCGCAAGTAGGAAGATGAGGGAAGGTGGAACACTAGGCAGATCTCTTAGGCCTGCTTGGTCTTCATAGTGGTTTTCAGCCAGTAGGGCTTTGTAGTGACCatctatatttaaattaaaaaaaaaaaaagcctaactCACACGGTTGAGCTTTTAGAAATAGAGGAAACTGCTCTTTTCAACTTtatttggccttgaacttatgattgTCCTGCCTCTATATTGTGGGTGCTGGGTTACAGATATGTGCTAGCATACCTGATTTTAGGTGGTGTTGGAGCTTGACTAGCACTTTGTGCATATAAGTGCAAACAAGCACTACCAGCATAGTATTCCTCACTTGTCTGGTGGGTCTTAACAAACACCAGAAACTGCCTGCTGCATATAAAATGTTGGTCCAATTCTTTGTGTAATGAAGTTGTTTAGAGAAGATAGACTCATATAAGATTTGACTTGGTGTgaatttgttttggagacagagtctctctctgtagccctagtGTCCCAGAAGTCTGCAgatcaggctgccttcaaactcccagggatcacctgcctctgcctgccaagtgctagggttaaaggcacgCTTCACTGCACACTACATGAACTTTAAAGACAATATTtatagccaggtggtagtgacgtacatctttgattccagcactcgggaggcagaggcagatggatctctgagttggaggccagcctggtctacagagcgagttccaggacagccagggcaacccagagagaccttgtcttgaaaaatttgtggagctggaaggatggctcaagAGGTTTAAGAATACTTGTTAAagaaaacctgggttcagttcccagcagccaaatgatggctcacagtcatcttttacctctagttccaggggacatgacacaaaaataaaataaaaaataatgtatttttatgtatatgtaccactTACACTCAGGAATCTGAGGTCAGAAAAGGTGTCCATTTGATGTGAGTTTCAGGGGTTGTGATTTAATGATAAGCAGCAGGAATAAGGATGCAAAGGTTCTGAGATGTCATGAGACTGGAGTAGGATATGTAGGACAGTTTCTTTTGTAGTCTTGGCTCTCCtagaaactagctctgtagaccacactggcctcaaattcacagagatccccctgcctctgcctcctgagtgcggagattaaaggcatgtgccacttccACCCagcagatattttaaagaaaggatattaaacTAGAGACAGTGTGGTGGACCTTTAGGAGGATAAAGCAAAGGAATTTTAGCCAGTTTGAGATTTCATAGAGTAAATTGAACACTGCCACCTTGTGGCTTTCAAGATATTCTTGTgagcaaaattttaattttgtaaccagtttttgtagaccagactggccttgaactcacagaaatccacctgccaccttcccaagtgctggtactaaagttgtgtgccaccactgcatggctccagttttgttttttaatgctgggtattgaattcagggccttgtgGGTGCTAGACAAGCTCTCTAACACAACCCAATTTCCAgttctgtaatcagattgaaaGTGAGGAGGGGGCTGAAGTAGTGTAAATAGGTGTTACCTGTAGTAACATTCCCTCATGTGGCTCGTTACCTCATCTCTCTCTGTGCTGCTCATGCTACTTTCTTGAAGTCTGGCTCACAAGTCTTCCTCTCcaagtcctctctgtccccagaagtcctgcctaacttctTCCCGCCTAGgtattagccattcagctttttattaaaccaatcacagtgatatatcttcacacagtgtaaaagaGTAGTCTTCGACATAAGGGGAGTaaatttaaagagatttattGCATTGTGTGATAGTTAATGATGGTGCATTGAGTGGTAATTTTGAGAAAGCAGGGTAAATGGTATCATAAAAGATAAGCACAAGGCTgggggaaatagctcagtggagGGTAAAATGCTGGCCAGACAAGCAAGATGACTGGAGATTGAATCCTCATGGCCCATGTAAATGTTGGGTGTGTGTAACAAGCTTCTCAAATGTAGTGGGACTTTGTTTTGTGGGCCCACtagctccccaataatgacacggagacttaatattaattatgaaagcttggccttaggtTAGGCCCTTTTccagctagctcttataattcataatttaaattaacctgtctctTAATCTATATTCTGGTTCGGTTATCTCTGTTCTGTACCATGTGCCTAACTTCTTCAGAGTCTTTGTTGAAATCCAAGGGCACAGATCCCTTCTTTCCCTGGAAATCACTCCTGTCTTTTCCTGCCCAACTATTAGCCTGGTTccaattttcattcattcattttttttaaagattttattaatttattatgtctacaacattctgcttccatgtatatctgcacaccagaagagggcaccagatctcataacagatggttgtgagccaccatgtgggtgctgggaattgagctcaggacctctggaagagcagtcagtgctcttaacctctgagccatctctccagcccccattctttcttttttataatttattttttatatgactggtatttttgctttcatgtatgtctgtgtgagggtgtgtatcctcaggaactggagttacagacagttgtgagctgctatgtgggtgctgggaattgaacccaggttctccgGATGaacagtccatgctcttaacctctgaggcagctctccagccccaaggttcCAATTTTCTTAATGTTATTTAGCAATTTTCTTTGTCTGGGTCTAGTCCAGGATCATTTGGTTTCATGTGCTTTAAACTATATCGATTTCACTGCCCTCAATGGGTCAGTTACTAGGTAGATGGTGTTTGTTCCTGTCATTTGGAACTTTATGTAAGCTGGTCCCTGCCAgggtttccatttttatttgctatttttgttaggtgtgatggtgcatacctgtggtctcagcacctgggagaccAAGCAAGAGAATTGATTGTAATTTCATGGCACCTTGGATTACATAACCTCACcccccctccatcccccacccctgtcAAGAGACTGGagtggtggctcagcagttagaggacctgaggcagccaggccagctgagtggctcacacctttaatcatagcactcaggcagaggcaggcagatctctgagagttcaaggccagcctgttctactgaGCAAGtgccaaaactacagagaaactttgtctggAGGGAGGGTAATTTGgaggcagacagatagacactGGGAATGAATCCTCAAAACCTTCCCCTTTAGTAACACATCTCCAATAAGACTACACCTCCTTTCTTATCCTTCCCAAGccgttctaccaactggggaccaaacataaacctatggaagccattctcattcaaaccatcacaatgtCTGTTCTTGAAATTTTAGGAGAGTTTAATAGAAAAGTTCTAGGAACATTAAAACTTTTACATTGGATGAAATGTCTTTTCTCTTTGAATAGCAACTGAGTTGCAAAGATTGGAATATTGGGTTAATTAGGTTTACTGCTGTGGTAAGTATAGTGTCTCCttatgacatttccatacatgtatatgagGTATCACTTGGATGTAGAGGGCCAAAGGTGACATGGTGTCTTCCTTGGTTGATCTTCACTTTACCTGGAATTTCCCAATTCCAATCCAATTAGCCAGCTTGCCTGGGaatccctctctgcctcctgagtgatggtaATTAAAATTGTTTAGTTTTTCTCAAAGATTGATATACTGTAGCAAGGGCATTGATAAGATAACTACATAGTCCTAGGGTAGATAGTCTTGGGCAGGTAAGTAACTTATTTGAAGTTTAGTTTAAGATGGGAATAGGCTTGATGTAGTGTGCCTATTGGTAATATTAGTACACCGagggctaagacaggaggattccaaATTTGGACCAGCTTAGGTTGtgactgtcttaaaaacaacaacaaagtaagcCTCAGAAGTAAATTACATCCTTGGAATGAAAATATGGAAATTATTAATAGTTAACAGTACCTGGGATGTGGAATTCCAAACATGGTGAGTTGATATTCTTTTTGGAAAATTCATACCAATATCAGAACCATAGTTATAATGTCAGTGGGAGCTGggcacttttttgttgtttttgtattttgagacagtctctccataagccctggctgtcctagaattcactctgtagaagaGGCTGCCCTGTGCTGGGGTCAAAGTTGTGTGCCACAACTGCTGGCCagaccttttccttttaaaaacattgtagtttttagtttgtttgtttattattactTTAGCTAACTGTTTCAACTGTTTTCTTACCTTCCCAGGAGCGTCAAGGCCGTGGGAAATAAAGCGGTTCTGCACAGACTGCAGCAACGGTTGCATCTGCTTATCCTAAGAGGACACAGTGACCTTCAAGACAATTAGGActtctttcttaatttcattgACTTCAGAGACGATTGCAAACTTGCAGTTTAAGTATTGGAATTTCACAGAAGACATAGGACTAAACTGGAaaatggggggaaaaaaggaaaaaaaaaagaaaaacctaaacaaaaattCCCTCTAGGTAGTTTAGGTAAAAAATGCCCCTTTTATTTTGGCTTTGGTTGTGATTCAGAGcataatgcctttttttttttttttttttttttttgtctttttactatatttttcgGATTTTTAAGTCCGTAAGTGCATacaattttctctaatttttaaaccctttcctcttcccattttGACATTTGCACTTGGAGAACACTTGAGTTGCGCAGATTTTGGGTGTCCACCCCAGAAAGTGGgaatttgatttttcctttccGAACTGGAAGAAAATTTTTATGAAGAATTTTTGTCTAGGAGAGTTTAATAACAGTGTTACCCAAGGTTGTGTCTGTAAGGGTGATTCATTTTCTCTGACCCTTTGTTACTCAAAGTAAAGTACTAGGAGTCCTAAGAAATGTTCTGTTCTTGTACATTATACTGATTAAGTCAGGATTAATTTGATTTCAAAGCTAAGAACAGTGGTAAAAACTTGTTTTCAGAAATGcattttggaagagaaaatattGTAAAACATGTAGTGaatgtttcttcagtttcttgttCAGCCAATGAGGAAAGGGCATTGCCTTTCTTTTTACCATTAATCACTTCTCAATAAACGTGAGATCCTGTTGAGCATCACTCCTAGTACCATTTAGTATTCTTTGCTGTATTTTGGGGAGAGATTTTGGTAAGGAGTTTTGAGAGGTGAAATAGTGACTCATTTTAGAGAGCGTGATAACCTTgagtggtggtgcattcctgtactcccagcacttaggagatggaCTCAGGGTGGATAAGTCAGAGCGTGTCCTCaccacatagcaagtttgaggccagttgggccacatgagaccctatcaTCAAAAAAAGTTGGTATTGAAAGGACAGTTTGGATTTGTTAACTTGTAAACCAGGGTGTGACAGTATTCATACTAAATTGTTTCTGGTTGTTCATATAGAAAACACAGCACTACTGAGTCACTCAGTAgtattgtgttttattatttgccAGGGACTATGCTAATTCCAGAGGAACTTCATTCCTACAA
This DNA window, taken from Cricetulus griseus strain 17A/GY chromosome 2, alternate assembly CriGri-PICRH-1.0, whole genome shotgun sequence, encodes the following:
- the Ythdf2 gene encoding YTH domain-containing family protein 2 isoform X2; translated protein: MSASSLLEQRPKGQGNKVQNGSVHQKDGLNDDDFEPYLSPQARPNNAYTAMSDSYLPSYYSPSIGFSYSLGEAAWSTGGDTAMPYLTSYGQLSNGEPHFLPDAMFGQPGALGSTPFLGQHGFNFFPSGIDFSAWGNNSSQGQSTQSSGYNSNYAYAPSSLGGAMIDGQSAFANETLNKAPGMNTIDQGMAALKLGSTEVANSVPKVVGSAVGSGSITSNIVASSSLPPATIAPPKPASWADIASKPAKQQPKLKTKNGLAGSSLPPPPIKHNMDIGTWDNKGPVAKAPSQALVQNIGQPTQGSPQPVGQQANNSPPVAQTSVGQQTQPLPPPPPQPAQLSVQQQAAQPTRWVAPRNRGSGFGHNGVDGNGAGQSQAGSGSAPSEPHPVLEKLRSINNYNPKDFDWNLKHGRVFIIKSYSEDDIHRSIKYNIWCSTEHGNKRLDAAYRSMNGKGPVYLLFSVNGSGHFCGVAEMKSAVDYNTCAGVWSQDKWKGRFDVRWIFVKDVPNSQLRHIRLENNENKPVTNSRDTQEVPLEKAKQVLKIIASYKHTTSIFDDFSHYEKRQEEEESVKKERQGRGK